In Kineococcus sp. NBC_00420, a single genomic region encodes these proteins:
- the yidC gene encoding membrane protein insertase YidC → MIDFFYQLLHPIQWVVAWIMVRFHDLFTAIGFNPAGGAAWSLSIVGLVVVIRILLIPLFVKQIKAMRGMQVIQPEMRKIQAKYKGKNDPASRQAMQQEMMALYRESGTNPMASCLPILLQSPIFLALFHTLNGIGQGKSIGPLNATLVEQADNATIFGSQLSDIFMKSWATHEWNTIVLTAVMIILMSASQFITQRQLMAKNTSSASMEGNPFAQQQKLMLYVLPIIFAVSGVNFPIGVLLYWLTTNIWSMGQQFFVIRRMPNPGSLAEKELEERKARRAARRGQVLTTDTSGPSGTGVTAEHTTNAPARRQRQQPKRGDSREQRRPGGPRSSQGPNR, encoded by the coding sequence ATGATCGATTTCTTCTACCAGCTGCTCCATCCCATCCAATGGGTGGTGGCGTGGATCATGGTGCGCTTCCACGACCTGTTCACGGCCATCGGGTTCAACCCCGCCGGCGGTGCGGCGTGGTCGCTGTCGATCGTGGGCCTCGTGGTCGTCATCCGCATCCTGCTGATCCCGCTCTTCGTGAAGCAGATCAAGGCCATGCGGGGGATGCAGGTCATCCAGCCCGAGATGCGCAAGATCCAGGCCAAGTACAAGGGCAAGAACGATCCTGCGTCCCGCCAGGCCATGCAGCAGGAGATGATGGCGCTCTACCGCGAGTCGGGGACGAACCCGATGGCGAGCTGCCTGCCGATCCTGCTGCAGTCCCCGATCTTCCTGGCGCTGTTCCACACGCTCAACGGCATCGGCCAGGGCAAGTCGATCGGCCCCTTGAACGCCACTCTGGTGGAGCAGGCCGACAACGCGACGATCTTCGGCTCTCAGCTCTCCGACATCTTCATGAAGTCGTGGGCGACGCACGAGTGGAACACGATCGTCCTCACCGCAGTGATGATCATCCTCATGTCGGCGTCGCAGTTCATCACCCAGCGCCAGCTGATGGCGAAGAACACGTCGTCGGCATCGATGGAGGGCAACCCCTTCGCGCAGCAGCAGAAGCTGATGCTCTACGTGTTGCCGATCATCTTCGCCGTCTCCGGCGTCAACTTCCCGATCGGTGTCCTCCTGTACTGGCTCACCACGAACATCTGGTCCATGGGGCAGCAGTTCTTCGTGATCCGGCGCATGCCCAACCCGGGCTCGCTGGCCGAGAAGGAGCTCGAGGAGCGCAAGGCTCGTCGTGCCGCTCGCCGCGGTCAGGTCCTCACGACCGACACGTCGGGCCCGTCCGGCACCGGTGTGACCGCCGAGCACACCACCAACGCCCCGGCCCGCCGGCAGCGTCAGCAGCCCAAGCGCGGTGACAGCCGTGAGCAGCGCCGTCCCGGCGGTCCGCGCTCCAGCCAGGGCCCGAACCGCTGA
- the yidD gene encoding membrane protein insertion efficiency factor YidD has product MPDRHWWHPLRWPASLLVGLVRIYQLLVSPVLGPTCRFYPSCSAYAVEALRTRGALVGTWLAVRRLLRCHPWNPGGVDPVPPKGHSRVKAP; this is encoded by the coding sequence GTGCCTGACCGACACTGGTGGCACCCGTTGCGCTGGCCGGCATCGCTGCTGGTCGGGCTGGTGCGCATCTACCAGCTGCTCGTCTCGCCCGTCCTGGGCCCCACGTGCCGCTTCTACCCCTCGTGTTCCGCCTACGCCGTCGAGGCGTTGCGCACCCGAGGTGCTCTCGTCGGGACTTGGCTCGCCGTCCGACGACTCCTCCGCTGCCACCCGTGGAACCCTGGTGGGGTGGACCCCGTTCCGCCGAAGGGCCACTCGCGGGTGAAGGCCCCGTGA
- the rnpA gene encoding ribonuclease P protein component, producing MLSAEHRLRLKDDFTVALKHGTRAGTRRLVLHWTATDRAHPTRVGFVVSKAVGNSVVRHRTQRRLRHLASARLVVLPPEGGLLVVRALPAAGDATSAELAADVDKGLRRLGLLPVEATARA from the coding sequence GTGCTGTCAGCGGAGCACCGCCTTCGCCTCAAGGACGACTTCACCGTCGCCCTGAAGCACGGCACGCGTGCCGGAACCCGTCGTCTGGTCCTGCACTGGACGGCGACCGACCGAGCCCACCCCACGCGGGTGGGCTTCGTCGTGTCCAAGGCCGTGGGCAACTCCGTCGTCCGGCACCGCACGCAACGCCGGCTGCGGCACCTGGCGTCCGCCCGACTGGTCGTCCTGCCCCCCGAGGGCGGTCTGCTGGTCGTGCGGGCGCTCCCCGCGGCCGGCGACGCCACCTCGGCCGAGCTCGCCGCCGACGTGGACAAGGGCCTGCGCCGGCTGGGTCTCCTCCCGGTCGAGGCGACGGCTCGTGCCTGA
- the rpmH gene encoding 50S ribosomal protein L34 translates to MSKRTFQPNNRRRAKVHGFRLRMRTRAGRAILSARRTKGRAQISA, encoded by the coding sequence GTGAGCAAGCGCACCTTCCAGCCGAACAACCGTCGTCGCGCCAAGGTGCACGGTTTCCGTCTTCGCATGCGGACCCGTGCCGGCCGCGCCATCCTCTCGGCGCGTCGCACCAAGGGCCGCGCGCAGATCTCCGCCTGA
- the dnaA gene encoding chromosomal replication initiator protein DnaA, translating to METDSGDFPSVWERAIAQLDDGVTQHQRAFVRLTRPLGLLDGTALLAVPNDLTKDVIEQKVREPLTRALSEVYGSAIRLAVTVDPSIGQMLTPERTGELVDGLDGVPSVERERVSALRGIDGEGDPGRYSRTDERHLSAVEEDSPLDDSDPDLLFTGYKVDRGAGTGRQAPRNRSTTKIENARLNPKYIFETFVIGASNRFAHAAAVAVAEAPAKAYNPLFIYGESGLGKTHLLHAIGHYAQNLYPGVQVRYVNSEEFTNDFINSIRDDKAQAFQRRHRDVDVLLIDDIQFLSNKVQTQEEFFHTFNTLHNASKQVVITSDLPPKQLSGFEERMRSRFEWGLITDVQPPDLETRIAILRKKAIGERLEVPDDVNEYIASKISSNIRELEGALIRVTAFASLNRQPVDMQLAEIVLRDLIPNDESPEITAAAIMGQTASYFSITLEDLCGTSRSRTLVTARQIAMYLCRELTELSLPKIGQHFGGRDHTTVMHAERKIKQQMAERRSTYNQVTELTNRIKKQAGA from the coding sequence GTGGAGACCGACAGCGGGGACTTCCCCAGCGTCTGGGAACGTGCCATCGCCCAACTGGACGACGGCGTCACTCAGCACCAGCGGGCGTTCGTGCGCCTGACCCGACCCCTCGGCCTGCTCGACGGGACAGCTCTGCTCGCCGTGCCGAACGACCTCACCAAGGACGTCATCGAGCAGAAGGTCCGCGAACCGCTGACCCGCGCCCTCTCGGAGGTCTACGGCTCGGCGATCCGTCTCGCGGTCACGGTGGACCCCTCGATCGGGCAGATGCTCACCCCGGAACGCACCGGCGAGCTCGTCGACGGTCTCGACGGGGTTCCCAGCGTGGAGCGCGAACGGGTCTCGGCCCTGCGCGGCATCGATGGTGAAGGTGATCCCGGTCGGTACTCCCGCACCGACGAGCGTCACCTGAGCGCCGTCGAGGAGGATTCCCCGCTCGACGATTCCGACCCCGACCTGCTGTTCACCGGCTACAAGGTCGACCGGGGCGCCGGAACGGGCCGCCAGGCCCCGCGGAACCGTTCCACGACGAAGATCGAGAACGCCCGGCTGAATCCAAAGTACATCTTCGAGACCTTCGTCATCGGCGCCAGCAACCGTTTCGCGCACGCGGCCGCGGTGGCCGTCGCCGAAGCCCCGGCGAAGGCTTACAACCCGTTGTTCATCTACGGGGAGTCCGGGCTGGGAAAGACGCACCTGCTGCACGCCATCGGGCACTACGCCCAGAACCTCTACCCCGGTGTGCAGGTCCGGTACGTGAACTCCGAGGAATTCACCAACGACTTCATCAACTCGATCCGCGACGACAAGGCCCAGGCGTTCCAGCGCCGGCACCGCGACGTCGACGTCCTCCTCATCGACGACATCCAGTTCCTGTCGAACAAGGTCCAGACGCAGGAAGAGTTCTTCCACACGTTCAACACGCTGCACAACGCGAGCAAACAGGTCGTCATCACCTCCGACCTGCCGCCGAAGCAGTTGTCCGGCTTCGAGGAACGCATGCGGAGCCGTTTCGAGTGGGGCCTCATCACCGACGTCCAGCCCCCGGACCTGGAAACGCGCATCGCCATCCTCCGCAAGAAGGCCATTGGGGAACGCCTCGAGGTGCCCGACGACGTGAACGAGTACATCGCGTCGAAGATCTCCTCGAACATCCGTGAGCTCGAGGGCGCGCTCATCCGCGTGACGGCGTTCGCCAGCCTGAACCGGCAGCCCGTCGACATGCAGTTGGCCGAGATCGTGCTGCGCGACCTCATCCCCAACGACGAGAGCCCCGAGATCACGGCCGCCGCGATCATGGGCCAGACGGCGTCGTACTTCAGCATCACGTTGGAGGACCTCTGCGGGACGTCCCGTTCGCGGACCCTCGTCACCGCCCGCCAGATCGCGATGTACCTCTGCCGCGAGCTGACCGAGCTGTCGCTGCCGAAGATCGGTCAGCACTTCGGCGGCCGCGACCACACGACGGTCATGCACGCCGAACGCAAGATCAAGCAGCAGATGGCCGAGCGGCGCAGCACCTACAACCAGGTCACCGAGCTCACCAACCGCATCAAGAAGCAAGCGGGCGCCTGA
- the dnaN gene encoding DNA polymerase III subunit beta, with the protein MELQVERDVLADAVAWAARALPSRPPVPVLAGVLLEATDEGSLKLSTFDYEVSARVELPADVRTAGRVLVSGRLLADISRSLPNRPVTLTTEGSKVVVTCGASRFTLLTMTVDEYPALPSLPGSSGEVPGAEFVEAVAQVTVAASRDETLPILTGVRMEIEGDRLTLLATDRYRLAVRELRWNPSSPDMSAVALVRARTLSDVARSLGSTSSLTMAMADGKSDLIGFQAGGRYSTSLLVDGEYPKVRALFPAESSTHAVVSTAALTEAVKRVALVAERNTPVRLRFEDGVLSLEAGQGEDAQATEALEAALVGESIAIAFNPQFLLDGLGALGAPFARLSFTQSTRPAVLTGQADLEGDDDDTYRYLLMPVRLAG; encoded by the coding sequence GTGGAGTTGCAGGTCGAGCGCGACGTGCTGGCCGACGCCGTCGCGTGGGCAGCCAGGGCCTTGCCCTCCCGGCCTCCTGTGCCCGTCCTGGCCGGTGTCCTCCTCGAGGCCACGGACGAGGGCTCCCTGAAGCTGTCGACCTTCGACTACGAGGTGTCCGCCCGGGTCGAGCTGCCGGCCGACGTCCGCACAGCCGGGCGCGTCCTGGTCTCCGGACGACTGCTGGCCGACATCTCGCGCAGCCTCCCGAACCGTCCGGTCACCCTCACCACCGAGGGCTCCAAGGTCGTCGTGACCTGCGGGGCGAGCCGCTTCACCCTGCTGACCATGACGGTCGACGAGTACCCCGCCCTGCCGTCGCTGCCGGGTTCCTCCGGTGAAGTGCCGGGAGCCGAGTTCGTCGAGGCCGTGGCGCAGGTGACCGTGGCGGCCAGCCGGGACGAGACCCTGCCGATCCTCACCGGGGTCCGGATGGAGATCGAGGGCGACCGGCTCACGCTGCTGGCCACCGACCGCTACCGCCTCGCGGTGCGCGAACTGCGCTGGAACCCGAGCAGCCCCGACATGTCCGCCGTGGCCCTGGTCCGGGCCCGAACGCTGTCCGACGTCGCCCGTTCGCTGGGCTCCACGAGTTCGCTGACGATGGCCATGGCCGACGGCAAGAGTGACCTCATCGGCTTCCAGGCCGGCGGTCGCTACTCGACCTCGCTGCTCGTCGACGGTGAGTACCCGAAGGTCCGGGCGCTGTTCCCGGCCGAATCGTCCACCCACGCGGTCGTCTCCACCGCCGCCCTGACGGAGGCCGTCAAGCGCGTGGCCCTCGTCGCGGAGCGCAACACGCCCGTACGGTTGCGCTTCGAGGACGGCGTGCTCTCCTTGGAAGCGGGCCAGGGCGAGGACGCACAGGCGACGGAGGCCCTCGAGGCCGCGCTCGTCGGTGAATCGATCGCCATCGCCTTCAACCCGCAGTTCCTGCTCGACGGCCTCGGGGCACTCGGTGCCCCGTTCGCCCGACTGTCGTTCACCCAGTCGACCCGCCCGGCGGTCCTCACCGGCCAGGCGGACCTCGAAGGGGACGACGACGACACCTACCGGTACCTGCTCATGCCGGTCCGGCTCGCCGGCTGA
- the gnd gene encoding phosphogluconate dehydrogenase (NAD(+)-dependent, decarboxylating), whose amino-acid sequence MKAGHEKGTSGMHIGLVGLGKMGGNMRSRLRDKGIEVTGYDPNPDVTDVASLAALVEALPSPRVIWVMVPSGKITRDTVANLAPLLKDGDLVIDGGNSKWTDDEINAKLLAERGTGYLDCGVSGGVWGKDNGYGLMAGGAKGHVDLAMPIFDALRPEGPREEGFVHAGGVGAGHYSKMVHNGIEYGLMHAYAEGYELLEAKGIIHDVPAVFKAWTRGTVVRSWLLDLMVRALEEDPKLDNIRGYAQDSGEGRWTLEQAIENAVPMPVLAAALFARFSSRQEDSPSIKAVAALRNQFGGHAVTQAGPSSGTGSVND is encoded by the coding sequence GTGAAGGCCGGGCACGAGAAGGGAACGTCTGGCATGCACATCGGTCTCGTCGGTCTCGGCAAGATGGGCGGGAACATGCGTTCCCGTCTGCGCGACAAGGGCATCGAGGTCACCGGGTACGACCCGAACCCCGACGTCACCGACGTCGCGAGCCTCGCGGCCCTGGTCGAGGCGCTGCCCTCGCCGCGCGTCATCTGGGTGATGGTCCCCTCGGGCAAGATCACCCGCGACACCGTCGCCAACCTGGCTCCGCTGCTCAAGGACGGTGACCTGGTCATCGACGGCGGCAACTCGAAGTGGACCGACGACGAGATCAACGCCAAGCTCCTCGCCGAGCGCGGTACCGGCTACCTCGACTGCGGCGTCTCCGGCGGCGTGTGGGGCAAGGACAACGGCTACGGCCTCATGGCCGGTGGCGCCAAGGGCCACGTCGACCTCGCGATGCCGATCTTCGACGCGCTGCGTCCCGAGGGTCCGCGCGAGGAGGGCTTCGTCCACGCCGGCGGCGTCGGGGCGGGCCACTACTCGAAGATGGTTCACAACGGCATCGAGTACGGCCTGATGCACGCCTACGCCGAGGGTTACGAGCTCCTCGAGGCGAAGGGGATCATCCACGACGTCCCGGCCGTCTTCAAGGCGTGGACCCGGGGCACCGTCGTCCGCTCCTGGCTGCTGGACCTCATGGTCCGCGCCCTGGAGGAGGACCCCAAGCTGGACAACATCCGCGGCTACGCCCAGGACTCCGGTGAGGGCCGCTGGACCCTGGAACAGGCGATCGAGAACGCCGTCCCGATGCCGGTCCTCGCGGCCGCGCTCTTCGCGCGCTTCTCCTCGCGCCAGGAGGACTCGCCCTCGATCAAGGCCGTCGCCGCCCTGCGCAACCAGTTCGGCGGGCACGCAGTGACGCAGGCCGGGCCCTCCTCGGGCACGGGCTCCGTGAACGACTGA
- the recF gene encoding DNA replication/repair protein RecF (All proteins in this family for which functions are known are DNA-binding proteins that assist the filamentation of RecA onto DNA for the initiation of recombination or recombinational repair.): protein MHVAHLSLVDYRSYPSLELDLRPGTTTFVGLNGQGKTNLVEAIGYVATLDSHRVSGDAPLVRQGAERAVVRAQLERGGRRALVELEITPGKANRARLNGNPVRRTRDVLGVLRTVLFAPEDLALVKGDPGERRRYLDELLVTRWPRVAGVRADYDRILRQRTALLKSAGAAMRSGRADTHTLDVWDEHLATTGAELLSARLALLADLRAPADSAYRSVSGGQGDLELGYRSALPLLAEGVATTPGGEVPTREELREGLLASMVENRKAELDRGVCLVGPQRDDLVLTLGGMPAKGYASHGESWSVALGLRLASYRLLLADDEMDDPGGPVLILDDVFAELDAGRRERLSAIVADAEQVLVTAAVPEDVPAALQGEHADRVHVTTGVAVRGD, encoded by the coding sequence GTGCACGTCGCGCACCTCTCGCTCGTCGACTACCGCTCCTACCCGAGCCTCGAACTGGACCTGCGCCCCGGCACGACGACCTTCGTCGGGCTGAACGGGCAGGGCAAGACCAACCTGGTCGAGGCCATCGGGTACGTCGCGACGTTGGACAGCCACCGGGTCTCCGGTGACGCGCCCCTCGTCCGGCAGGGAGCGGAGCGTGCCGTCGTCCGCGCTCAGCTGGAGCGCGGCGGTCGGCGGGCGCTGGTCGAGCTGGAGATCACGCCGGGCAAGGCGAACCGGGCCCGCCTCAACGGCAACCCGGTCCGCCGGACCCGCGACGTGCTCGGCGTGCTGCGCACCGTCCTCTTCGCCCCCGAGGACCTCGCCCTCGTGAAGGGCGACCCCGGCGAGCGGCGTCGCTACCTCGACGAGCTGCTGGTCACCCGCTGGCCGCGGGTCGCCGGGGTGCGGGCCGACTACGACCGCATCCTGCGGCAGCGGACGGCGTTGCTGAAGTCCGCCGGCGCGGCCATGCGCTCGGGTCGGGCGGACACCCACACCCTCGACGTCTGGGACGAGCACCTGGCGACGACGGGGGCGGAGCTGCTGTCGGCCCGCCTGGCGCTGCTGGCCGACCTGCGTGCACCCGCCGACTCCGCCTACCGCTCGGTGAGCGGGGGACAGGGCGACCTGGAGCTGGGGTACCGCTCGGCGCTGCCGCTGCTGGCGGAGGGGGTCGCCACGACCCCGGGCGGGGAGGTGCCGACGCGCGAGGAGCTGCGCGAGGGCCTGCTGGCCTCGATGGTCGAGAACCGCAAGGCCGAGCTCGACCGCGGGGTCTGCCTCGTCGGCCCGCAGCGCGACGACCTGGTGCTGACCCTCGGCGGGATGCCGGCCAAGGGCTACGCCAGTCACGGCGAGAGCTGGTCGGTGGCGCTCGGCCTGCGGCTGGCGAGCTACCGGCTGCTGCTCGCCGACGACGAGATGGACGATCCCGGGGGACCGGTCCTGATCCTCGACGACGTCTTCGCCGAGCTCGACGCCGGCCGCCGCGAACGGCTGTCCGCGATCGTCGCCGACGCCGAGCAGGTCCTCGTCACGGCCGCCGTCCCCGAGGACGTGCCCGCTGCGCTGCAGGGGGAGCACGCCGACCGGGTCCACGTCACGACCGGGGTGGCGGTCCGCGGTGACTGA